The Cotesia glomerata isolate CgM1 linkage group LG9, MPM_Cglom_v2.3, whole genome shotgun sequence region gataataattcaattcactaaataaattaacctttttaatatttataaatacaaaagataattatgagctatgatagaattcggtattttacaataaacgttattataatgtaatataattaatacaaataatttataaaaatgatttttgtttataagaaatcttcatatcatatgatattacaagcaaaacaaattcactcaacaaaatatttattaactgttaataaatattcgttaactattaataaatagttattaactattaataaatgtactttcctaccaaataaatatttattgaatgttaaaaaatatttattaaagtttaataaattaaataattgtcttcaaataaattaaattattaatagttaataaatccttttatcagtgtaataattgcagttttgttttttagttaaaCGAATCAACAACAAGTAcgtataatgataaaaaataaaaaagaatgcAGTAAATATTTCTGCTGGTATTTTTTAAGACACAACAACTCTGgtgtctcatttttttttaatttattaaaattaaaacaaaataaatacttcCACGTGTACTTGCTTATAATTTTAGGAATAATAGCCTCCCGTAACTCCGAAAGTAACCACTGCGAACGCTTCAGTCGATTTCATTTCCCCTACCATGGCTTCACTCAGAGCGAATACCATACCGCaacgctacgccgatgatgagcgacttcttgcctcaagatacttataacCCCGACACTTCGACATTCGGTTACCGTTGCAACGGTCGAGTTAGGAATTCCGATATTATACCTAAGTGAGGACTTACCACAGCCTTACCTAGTCAAGTTTCATTTTGATAGACCAAGCTTCAGAATACCTTTAGTTACTGTTCGGTAAGcttttggttaccgttatctcGTATCAGTTTGGCAATTCATGGcgtaccgaacttaggcattgccaCTGTTTTGCCTAAAGAAGCTCGATCGTAGTGTGCTAAGCgtttcggtaaacctttggttaccgttatttcataataatttagcAACCCATGacataccgaacttaggcacTTCCACAGTTTTGCCTAAAGAAGCTCGATCGTGGTATGCCAAgtttcggtaaacctttggttaccgttatttcataacagtttggcaacccatgaaatgccgaacttaggcattgccaCAGATTTTTCGAAGTGAGCCCGAGtttggtgaaccaaacttcggtaagcctttggttaccgttatttcatactaattaggcaatccatgacatgccgaacttaggtattgccacaggtttgcctaagtgagcccgagcttggtgaaccaaacttcggtaaacctttggttaccgttatttcgtacCAATGAGGCAATCCATGatatgccgaacttaggcagtgccaaactattacgagattacatcgaatgtggaattcttttggcataccaattttcggcttgcctaatttaaaacaaataagatccgaattgggctagcctaagttcggaaagccaacttCGCCCCGAACTGATTTTTCGGCATGCCTCACTAAAATTCTAGTCGGGATCATGTGAGttgaatagtatattacacatctaggccagtaaaataagaaatgtctcagatcacatgtaattgttgtccgaggcgaagccgaggtcaataaacatgtgatctgaggctttcttatttactgcctgtggtgtgtatactatttttttcctcgacggaggcggaaagctgcattttcgtttagcacCGCGGaacgaaagttgacgcttttcgcccggaggtgagaaaaatctatttataatagtttcaaaatcagtttattatatatttaataacatacactgtaaaaaattttttggactcgGTGTGGTGTAAATGATtcggtgtaaaaatttttaacatggACGGTGTGAAAATCGCACTAAGTGTAGTGTTAAATTTGAACGGTGTGAATCCTAAATTTTACACAATCAAGCGTGTAAATGtatttcctaaaaatttctcattaattaatttgattgtttagTTTCAGACTTGTACGATATTAGATTATGAATATAAAGATGTATagaaatgaatatttaaaagtatgtttttttttatattatgtcATTTCACGGAGTAAAGTCATTCCAACGTAAATCTTCATATCATTGAAAAGTCTGCAACAAGAATGTTAATATTcaagttgttaaaaatttatctaagtATCTAAGAatcttcatttaagtacccacatcattttttcatatatttatatgtatattacatatatgtatatatgaaaaatatatcaaaatacatgtgagaactcaaatgaaaagtcttgataagtataacatcgggatgaaattatatatctttaaaaatatcaataattaagaaatgaccttgtatcttgtgaactattaacatttttaaataaataagctcatcccgatgttacactcgtcaagaccgttcatttgagtacccacatgcattttgatatatttttcatatatacatatatataatatatataaatatatgaaaaattgatgtgggtactcaaatgatagatcttgataagtgtaacatcgggatgagcttatatctttaaaaatatcaataattacgaaatgaccttgtatcttgtgaactattgacatttttaaagatataagctcatcccgatgttacactcgtcaagaccgttcatttgagtacccacatgcattttgatatatttttcatatataaatttatataatatatatcaatatatgaaaaattaatgtgggtactcaaatgaaaggtcttgatgagtgtaacatcgagatgagcttatatctttaaaaacgtcaatagttaaaaaagtacaatataattttacaaaagtcattattcaagaaagcaaaattttatttatttatagtttacaagtcacggcaaTCACATAcagactgcaaggttgctagtaatatttattaaattttcaaagtgaTAAATAGTAACACGGAATAGTGTAAAACAGTAAATTACaccgtgttaaatttacacgagTGGAAATTTAACACGGAAGAAATTTTACACTTACACGGCGGTATAAAAGTCCCTGGATCCAactttacaccgaaattttttacagtgtagtggcaaaaattcaaaagaagaatacattgaagtaaaaaatcaAACTCTAGTACATTAaacacaaaattattaataaaattataaaattttgttatagttttaagaacattttCGTAATCTCTAACACATTTACgcaattacttttataaattaaatgtgagattttttatttaaaccgGCTTTCGTATTTTTACATGGCAGAGTTTCTAAAACTATACATaactttcatttattattacgaattatgatcaattttttaaataaatttattaccagacatataaaataaaatgacttcTTAGAAATGAACTTCCAATGttggtaaaaaattactttttttttttaacagtgttATTATCAATAgacaaattttctaaaaatcacagaaaatatattgatattgataagatttttagaattgtaaataaatttttacctaaaactattttcttctttgataaaaatttttttataaatttcttcattTCCTTTGTTTCCGAAATTAGAACagtaacattatttttaaaataatttatttcttcttaaatttttactactttatttttcaacctCTGCTGGGCTTATATtcttctataatttttatctgaaaataaaagaaaaggtGATATAAATCATCTGATGTAAAAATGATCTAAACTATGATAATGTAAGTTACATTaaatagagaatttttttattgggaagaaatacaaataaattatgaattttctCTAAGTCAGAAttactattgaaaattttaaatgaaatatgaatttataagaattaaaaacgaatatacttaaaaaaaaaaaaaaaacatgagtACCTACAATAAGTAATTTCAGGTTATTGAAAATACAATGGCACTTGTTCTCACGAGCAAGCTGAAAAAGGCTCTTTTTCCAGAGTCATCCCAAGGGATTGTTAGTAGAGTTTTCGACGTGTGGCACACGCTGGCGTCTATTGCTCTCAGGCTAAAATTTTCTCCCTATTCCCTATCCTTACCCCATCTCTCTCGTTCGTTTATTACATATGTATCATCATACATGATTGTAAGGACGTCACGCATGTGCACGCGACCCTTACATAAGTCTCTTTGCACACATAGGTACATAtgtacaaaaatttatcaacttttaCATAGTATAACATACCCGCCGCAGCTACAAGCTACATATGTCCTTGATTTGTCCGGAGAATAATATTCTCTAGTATATTCTATAGTAAAGTTGATTAAATATTGGTCGGCGCAATCCCCGAGGGATCTCGACAATTCGCAGGAATACAATTTAATATCTCAACGCCAGGATGAGCACCCGATCACTTAAACTTTGTATCTATCCATCTTATTCTTTCTTGTTGTTGAGTatgcaacttttttttattattattcaattgacctttagatacaaaaaaatcttaaaattgaaaatattaagtttgaaacataaaattttagtacctgttatttattaatttgaatttttcttaaattcaaagtcataaattatttagacggatttatattattgttaaaaatttattattttaaaatatattggaAGTTGGAATGATAACTTGATTTTAGGACATTGACGTGACTTGGTGAttctataatataaatttttgataatcaagtTTCGAATTTCAGAGCGCAGAGGTACCCGAAATTTAAATACTGAGGTATATAAAAAGAATGATTGACAAAGGGCTTAGTAATAAgagaatattaattaaataaaatagaaataccGTAATTAGAGATCATAGATATGATCGTAATAATCCAATAAGTAACGGAGAAGCTATCAAGAGATATTTAAATTCTTACCTTTCGTCTACcgtcttcattgattattGAAAACCTGAACCATTTGTACATCTTCAACAATTGATAcccaaataaattaattagctTATTGTATTAGAGGATAATTAACTTACGTAATTCCACAATCGTCGGATTTTACTGATTTAATTTAGCATTAAATTGATTTGATTTGATTTCAAAGTGACGTATTTAGGACGCATATGTATgtgttcatatttttataggTGGGAAAAATATTGGGAAAAAATGGTCCTCTGGGagattgataataataaattattagagaaTAATTTAGCGtcagaataatttattattttttttcctttattatcttttaaatgtgtaaaacaatgataaattaatcttGGCTTGCATCGACATTTTCGGTTTGGAGCCCTTTGAAAGTCGCTACTGGTATGTAAGTGACCAGGGTGTACAATTTGTTGGCTGAGTCCTCGTCGTCGTTACGTCTTCGGCTCAAGCGTACACGTACTCGGAATGGAACGTTTCTGaaatattatgattttattaattaatatataatctgagaataataaaaaaataaaagtatctcaacgttttttttttaaaaacattaatatgagataatgttaaaatattaatatcaccTAGAgttatcatttataaatttctgacAGTGTAATATAAGAATGtagaaaattataagttattaatataatttacaatataataacaacatagaaaatgataagttatgaataattcaatataattggtaattaactatttcaattttaatagtaaagaaaaactattttaaaatgtggataattatttttcaattttaatgacTTAGATttatccataaattttaaaaaccttTGTATTAGTCTTTAAGATGATTgcatgttaaattaaattaattctgtaTGTttataacttgaaatttataCAAGACTCATACTTCAACTGTCATTATACTTCAAttccaaataaataacttaGGGTCAGTTATTCAatccgagataaaattttaatgaaatcaaagttagcagtcgcttgacaattttttaattttcttaaaaaaaaaatttgctccaaaaaatcatttttaaaaaattggattttttatttttctaattttttaaatgtcaatttttttctcattttctttgagataatttatttgttaaaaaaattcttaaaattataaaatatctgctaaattaattttcataaaattttatccaggataaaattattattgccagTATATCTATAAACAtgaaatatatagatttattttaacagtggataaaattttatctcggattgaaaaactggcccttaatgaaatattaatcaCAAATACGcatgattgtaaaaattcatttcaatTACCTGATACCCTTGGACCACAATTGTTTGTTAAGTCTGGTGTCAATTCGGACATCAGGTGTGCCCATCTGTTTTTCGGCGAATTTTCTAATTTCCTTGATGGCGCGTGGTGCCCGTTTCTTGAAACCAACACCGTGTAGACGACGGTGGAGATTAATTGAGTACTCACGCGTCACGACTTCGTTGATCGCGCTTTTCCCTTTTTTGTCGGTTGTTTTGGCCATTGCTGTCctgtaaataaatagaaacaTTATTAATCACTCTCAAAAAatactcgaaaaaaaattgtatcatCAATAAcacaatattttgaaaatttttaacgtcaaaaaaatttatccaaaaaatgaattaatttataataatcaatttaataaaaacgaAACATGATTAGAATTATTGTTGAcactattgttattaacaaatgtTTAATcgtaaattattagatatatatttatcttagGCATGTAAACAATTGCACATTGAGGTTAAAACATAAGAATGTCACTATTTAACAGAAGAATTTgcaattatcaaaaatatcgcaaaatttttgtaaattagcTTACGGAAATTTATGGGGGTgtgcaaaattatttcattagtTTATAATTACAGTGATGTTTgaagatttatttaacatataaaaaatagcaTACCTATCTTACGAAAGTGTGGACGAAAAGGAGTATTTATAGAACATTAAAGTTTTCACAGCGCGACAGTAGAAATCGAGCGACACAACCTTAAATACTTGACGCATTTtcatgaatttaaattttcagttgaaaaggagtagaaaaaaaataataaaaatactatttgataaataaatcattaattaactaactgtacaacaaaataatttttgttaaataattgattgctgaagataaaattcttttgaTTTCATGAGAATTGAACGGCGAGGTTCAgtaaaatcagtaaaaaaagacagaagattaaaaaataaaaatggcgTTGTTTATCAGGTTACCACGAGTTTCTAATGTTATTaacaattgtttaaacaaacaaTTGCCAATTAACAATACATGCATTGTACGAcatggtaattatttaacgtttttttaatttatattttttctgtgAACTGACATGTTTGTATGATACTGAAACTATCAGGGATTTTAGAATTTGTtgagtttttttcaataaataaattatttttaaaaaattaaaaaaaaattccacatgtatttttaaaaataaaaataaattttttaagaatactTTCCAAGTAATtcattccaaaaaaataatttctatattcggtattgattaatttcagtatcatcatttttatttatttatttatttatttcaaatagaATAAACGCCGATCggctatatacatataaagtttttatcacaatattaaatgattagaTGATTAGATAGCATCATTTTTATGCATGTActtgataaatataaagaaattattgcacAGACTAATGCAGACTAATAGAgtagtaacaatttttttacattagatgtAAAGGAGGAAAGTGAACCACCAAAGTAATCTAACTCagtacaataattattaactaaattcacAATCCTGTTTATTGGTCCATACCATACGtagttttttgttatttttattgaatacagTAGCCTTCGTGATCTCAGATCTGGTCTCGAGCAGATGAAACTGAACTGTCCCAAGATTTCAGGGGAATCGATACATCCATTGATTGTTTTGTAAAAATGGATTAAGTCAGCACACTGTCTACGACTCTGTAGACTATTTATCCTGTACTGACTGTAAATATCATCAGTATTCCTTGAACGctgtttatttttctgaatATTTTCATGTCATCAGCATAAAGTAGGTAATCGGATTCCAGGTTGTCAGCTATGTCATTGATAAAGATGTTAAAAAGTATAGGGCCTAGATGAGAGCCTTGAGGAACACCAGAATTCACATtacatttttgttaataaattgatagttatttataaatatattaattatttgtatttttagttGGTGGATACCGGGGGTTGTTTAATAATCTTCCTAAAAAACCTGTACGAAAATTATCACTACCATGGATATATAAAGACAGAAGTCAACCGATGGAGATACCAGAGCCGACGCAACAAGAAGAACAAATGGAAAAaagtattatattttattttatgttaatatttatttgacactattctaatttaaaatttttattaaactttttaattattctttagGTGtaatagaagaaataaataatcaagtaTTATCTAAAAATACCTCAAGACTGTTTGCTATCATAGTACTGGCTGGCAAACAATTCAAAGTAACAGAAAACGACCTGATAGTCGTACAAGGATACTGGCCACCTAATCCAGGTGACAAATTGAGGTTGGAAAAAGTATTACTAGTCGGTGGTACGGATTTCACTTTGGTAGGCCGACCCCTACTTAACAGAGAGCTGGTGGTTGTAGATGCCACCGTAGTTGATAAAACATTTTCTCATACCAAGTACGAGTTTCGTTACTTACCACGTAAACAGTTCAAGCGATTGCACAGTGagtattttaacaaaataacttggtaattattgatttagaatcaaatataatatacattaattaaaattatctctTAAAATGTGCAGTGATGAGATCTCAGCTGACAACTTTGAGAATAAACTCGATCGACATCAAAGGAGCCGTCGATGAGAAGAAGGAAGTTGAAGGATTGGATCGTGTttattaagttaaataaatcgtaatttaaattacatttctttattttgtacataaaaaatattaaagaataatCGATTGAAATGTTTTTAAGCATCGTTTTTGAAACCATCAAAAAAATCTGAGGGATTTTCAAACTTGCTGCTGGGTAAATTGAACTTGGCTTGCTTAACTTTCTTCCCTTTATTTCTCTGCGTTTGGACTTTCGTAATATCAAAGGTCTCGAAGTACTTAACGTTCCAGAATTTAACAGAATCATCAGACGAAGATGCAATCAACGATCCGTCCCGAGAAATGTCTAAAGCGTCGACAGAATTTCCATGCTGGCCTGCGATACCCAATTTTTCATGTGGAAAGACGCTGAATGCCCGTAACACTCCGTCTTCATCACCAGTTATCACGATGTTATCAGTAATGGGTATCATGCAAGCGATTGCCTTCTTATTAACATAACGAAATACATCCGTAGGCTCTGCAAATTTGTCCCAGTCGAAAACGTAAAATTTACCAGAATTAGTTGCTGTCAATATTTTACTACTGTGTTTGAACAATCCCATGCAGCTACATTCATCATACTCTGCATCCTCTGATGTTCGGCAGTAAACTTTTTTAGCAGGCATGTTTATGGTCGTAATAGTGCCATCACCGATCGCACATACTAAGTATTTCTTTTCGTCGTTTGTCAGCATTGCGTTCACCGAACTTCCCTCTCCTTTGACTGAAAATATTGGAAGTTTTCCTGACTGTCTCAAGTCCCAcactgtaaatattttttttttttttttttttttgtaattaattattgaataaacttAATGTAATTCATCGGATTAATAAGAAGCAGatgacaaatttaaaaattattacagagTCATTGAATaatcagttttttttctacctactcaattattttcacctgaataaatttttattttaatttgttacattaaaaattattaactcgTGTTATCAATTTAATAGACTGAAGACATTTTTAACATcgaataagataaaaatatcatattaaaaatgaaatatgttTTGTGATTGATACATATACTTTTAGTATAAGAAAATACCTACATTTTATCGTTCCATCGTCATCTCCTGTCGCGAATGTATTTTCACTAATCACACTTATAACATGAATCGGTGAgctgtaaattaaattacagtatgattaatattttaattcatcaaaaaataatttatacaaagTCAACAACTTACTCATGTGCTTCTTCATAAATTCCTTTGAATTTTTGCGTAGCAAAGTCTGTTATTGCGATTGATTTGTCTTTGGATGCCGAAAACAAGGTGTCTCCATTTGCACTGAATTTGACATCCCGACATGAATCCTCATGAGCTTCTATTACAGATTGCGAAATATTCTCATCATTACTATATTTATACCTGTAACACAAACAAAtatgatgataataacaataaaagaataaatgaaaagaaataaattaatcaatgaaTTTACA contains the following coding sequences:
- the LOC123271864 gene encoding WD repeat-containing protein 55 homolog — its product is MLLDNPFSMDQDSDSDVSMSEDSSEDEVMSGDSPMEDDDSEEEQQEAGAEGEQEEEDELVKAITASKEFHREHPPDIVIDDQDPSIHNICFHPEQDFIALACTNGDIKVYKYSNDENISQSVIEAHEDSCRDVKFSANGDTLFSASKDKSIAITDFATQKFKGIYEEAHDSPIHVISVISENTFATGDDDGTIKLWDLRQSGKLPIFSVKGEGSSVNAMLTNDEKKYLVCAIGDGTITTINMPAKKVYCRTSEDAEYDECSCMGLFKHSSKILTATNSGKFYVFDWDKFAEPTDVFRYVNKKAIACMIPITDNIVITGDEDGVLRAFSVFPHEKLGIAGQHGNSVDALDISRDGSLIASSSDDSVKFWNVKYFETFDITKVQTQRNKGKKVKQAKFNLPSSKFENPSDFFDGFKNDA
- the LOC123271902 gene encoding 39S ribosomal protein L21, mitochondrial — protein: MALFIRLPRVSNVINNCLNKQLPINNTCIVRHVGGYRGLFNNLPKKPVRKLSLPWIYKDRSQPMEIPEPTQQEEQMEKSVIEEINNQVLSKNTSRLFAIIVLAGKQFKVTENDLIVVQGYWPPNPGDKLRLEKVLLVGGTDFTLVGRPLLNRELVVVDATVVDKTFSHTKYEFRYLPRKQFKRLHMMRSQLTTLRINSIDIKGAVDEKKEVEGLDRVY
- the LOC123271927 gene encoding 60S ribosomal protein L31 — translated: MAKTTDKKGKSAINEVVTREYSINLHRRLHGVGFKKRAPRAIKEIRKFAEKQMGTPDVRIDTRLNKQLWSKGIRNVPFRVRVRLSRRRNDDEDSANKLYTLVTYIPVATFKGLQTENVDASQD